A stretch of Halosimplex halophilum DNA encodes these proteins:
- a CDS encoding NADH-quinone oxidoreductase subunit D, whose translation MSSETELAATEGASERTADEVERLIGDRAVGRDDHVNAPGFVVRPDEVQSVLFDLRDEAGYDHLSCVTAQEYQDRYETIYHLTSYDERTDEVDIVVPSPKDDPRNESAAPVYSTAGWHEREAYDLVGIEYEGHPDLRRILLPETWQGHPLSMDYDQTQSQVVPFNEHQPIQSATTSPESTDDEWEADPGTMFINIGPHHPATHGVLHLKTVLDGEQVDDVDPDIGYLHRCEEQMCEQGTYRHKIIPYSDRWDYTANMPNEWAVARAIESLADIEVPEYAQVLRTMAAELGRMMGHFLAVATFSLDINGDFTAAFQYAFRDREIIQNILEDLTGQRMMFYYFRVGGVAWDLPEPREDFFEKIREFTDELPRRVAEYHDLLSNNEIFQLRTVDTGVLGPEVAKSYGATGPVARGSGVDYDLRRDDPYGYYPELDWDVAVQDGCDNYARVLVRLQEVEESARIVEQCLDLLADWPDDERTIQANVPRTLRPDPDAEVYRAVESAKGEMGVYIRSDGTDSPARFKIRSPCFHNLATLPEMAEGELVPDLVAAVGSLDIVLGSVDR comes from the coding sequence ATGAGTTCCGAGACCGAACTGGCGGCGACCGAGGGGGCGAGCGAACGGACAGCCGACGAGGTCGAACGGCTGATCGGGGACCGCGCGGTCGGCCGCGACGACCACGTGAACGCGCCGGGGTTCGTCGTCCGCCCGGACGAGGTGCAGTCGGTCCTGTTCGACCTTCGCGACGAGGCCGGCTACGACCACCTCAGCTGCGTCACCGCCCAGGAGTACCAGGACCGCTACGAGACCATCTACCACCTCACGAGCTACGACGAGCGGACCGACGAGGTGGACATCGTCGTCCCGTCGCCGAAGGACGACCCGCGCAACGAGTCGGCCGCGCCCGTCTACAGCACCGCCGGCTGGCACGAGCGGGAGGCCTACGACCTCGTCGGCATCGAGTACGAGGGCCACCCCGACCTGCGGCGGATCCTCCTGCCGGAGACCTGGCAGGGCCACCCGCTGTCGATGGACTACGACCAGACGCAGTCGCAGGTGGTCCCGTTCAACGAACACCAGCCGATCCAGTCGGCGACCACCTCGCCGGAGTCGACGGACGACGAGTGGGAGGCCGACCCCGGGACGATGTTCATCAACATCGGACCCCACCACCCGGCGACCCACGGCGTCCTCCACCTCAAGACCGTCCTCGACGGCGAGCAGGTCGACGACGTGGACCCCGACATCGGCTACCTCCACCGCTGCGAGGAGCAGATGTGCGAGCAGGGCACCTACCGCCACAAGATTATCCCCTACTCCGACCGGTGGGATTATACCGCGAACATGCCCAACGAGTGGGCGGTCGCCCGCGCCATCGAGAGCCTCGCCGACATCGAGGTGCCGGAGTACGCGCAGGTCCTGCGGACGATGGCCGCGGAACTGGGCCGGATGATGGGCCACTTCCTCGCGGTCGCGACGTTCTCGCTGGACATCAACGGCGACTTCACCGCCGCGTTCCAGTACGCCTTCCGCGACCGGGAGATCATCCAGAACATCCTCGAAGATCTCACCGGCCAGCGGATGATGTTCTACTACTTCCGCGTCGGCGGCGTCGCCTGGGACCTGCCCGAGCCCCGCGAGGACTTTTTCGAGAAGATCCGCGAGTTCACCGACGAACTCCCCCGGCGGGTCGCGGAGTACCACGACCTGCTGTCGAACAACGAGATCTTCCAGCTGCGGACCGTCGACACGGGCGTCCTCGGGCCGGAGGTCGCGAAGTCCTACGGCGCGACGGGCCCGGTCGCCCGCGGGTCGGGCGTCGACTACGACCTCCGCCGGGACGACCCCTACGGCTACTACCCCGAGCTCGACTGGGACGTGGCCGTCCAGGACGGCTGCGACAACTACGCGCGGGTGCTCGTCCGCCTCCAGGAGGTCGAGGAGTCGGCCCGCATCGTCGAGCAGTGTCTCGACCTGCTGGCCGACTGGCCCGACGACGAGCGGACCATCCAGGCGAACGTCCCGCGGACGCTCCGACCCGATCCCGACGCCGAGGTCTACCGCGCCGTCGAGTCCGCCAAGGGCGAGATGGGCGTCTACATCCGCAGCGACGGTACCGACTCGCCGGCCCGGTTCAAGATCCGCAGCCCCTGTTTCCACAACCTCGCGACGCTCCCCGAGATGGCCGAGGGCGAACTCGTCCCCGACCTGGTGGCCGCCGTCGGCAGCCTCGACATCGTCCTCGGGAGCGTCGACCGCTGA
- a CDS encoding cation:proton antiporter, with translation MAVYDIVLLVVSVAILGAVVLPRVFADKPMSFPLIYVLAGAAIFSLPLGIPTPDPVESPALTEHLTELVVIIALMGAGLKLDRPFDWRAWEPTWRLLGITMPLTIFAVAGLGWAVLDLHPATAVLMGAVVAPTDPVLASTVEATPPTAETDAEIDPNDQEGEIRFALTSEAGLNDGLAFPFTYLAIVMAGASLGATGEAGSAEAALGSVWPWLSEWFGFYVVYKMAVGVVGGVVVGYVIARFIFGRPSSTDLARVMEGAEALAATLLAYAATELVAGYGFIAVFVAALVLRHYEWEHEYYQKLHDFAVLVERLLMAAVLVLFGGTLVGGLLQALTVEHVLIGLALLLVIRPLAGVIGMVGSDSLWQERAVISAYGVRGIGSFFYLAYALNTASFAETEIVVAAEELWAFLGFVVVASLTLHGVSAAPVMNSIDEWRTEHKEGFTEPEEAD, from the coding sequence ATGGCCGTGTACGACATCGTCCTCCTGGTGGTGAGCGTCGCGATCCTCGGGGCCGTCGTTCTGCCGCGCGTCTTCGCCGACAAGCCGATGTCGTTCCCGCTCATCTACGTCCTCGCGGGGGCGGCGATCTTCTCGCTCCCGCTGGGGATCCCGACGCCGGACCCGGTCGAGTCACCGGCGCTGACCGAACACCTGACGGAACTGGTGGTCATCATCGCGCTGATGGGCGCGGGGTTGAAACTCGACAGGCCGTTCGACTGGCGGGCGTGGGAACCGACCTGGCGGCTGCTCGGGATCACGATGCCGCTGACGATATTCGCGGTCGCCGGGCTGGGCTGGGCGGTGCTGGACCTCCACCCGGCGACCGCCGTCCTGATGGGCGCGGTGGTCGCGCCGACCGACCCGGTGCTGGCCTCGACCGTCGAGGCGACGCCGCCGACCGCCGAGACCGACGCCGAGATCGACCCGAACGACCAGGAGGGGGAGATCCGGTTCGCGCTCACCTCGGAGGCCGGGCTCAACGACGGGCTCGCGTTCCCGTTCACCTACCTGGCGATCGTCATGGCGGGCGCGAGCCTCGGAGCGACCGGGGAGGCGGGGAGCGCCGAGGCCGCGCTCGGGTCGGTGTGGCCGTGGCTCTCCGAGTGGTTCGGCTTCTACGTCGTCTACAAGATGGCCGTCGGGGTCGTCGGCGGCGTCGTCGTCGGGTACGTCATCGCGCGGTTCATCTTCGGGCGCCCGTCGAGCACCGACCTCGCCCGGGTCATGGAGGGCGCGGAGGCGCTGGCGGCGACGCTTCTGGCCTACGCGGCGACTGAACTCGTCGCCGGCTACGGGTTCATCGCGGTGTTCGTCGCGGCGCTCGTGCTCCGCCACTACGAGTGGGAACACGAGTACTACCAGAAGCTCCACGACTTCGCGGTGCTGGTCGAGCGCCTGCTGATGGCCGCCGTGCTCGTCCTGTTCGGCGGGACCCTCGTCGGCGGGCTCCTCCAGGCGCTGACGGTCGAGCACGTCTTGATCGGGCTGGCGCTGCTGCTCGTCATCCGCCCGCTGGCGGGCGTTATCGGAATGGTGGGGTCCGACTCGCTGTGGCAGGAACGGGCCGTCATCTCCGCCTACGGCGTCCGGGGGATCGGCTCCTTCTTCTACCTCGCGTACGCCCTGAACACCGCGTCGTTCGCCGAGACCGAGATCGTCGTGGCCGCAGAGGAGCTGTGGGCGTTCCTCGGGTTCGTCGTCGTCGCGTCGCTGACGCTCCACGGGGTCTCGGCGGCCCCGGTAATGAACTCTATCGACGAGTGGCGCACCGAGCACAAGGAGGGGTTCACGGAGCCGGAGGAGGCCGATTGA
- a CDS encoding dodecin family protein, with the protein MTAVKIVKVLGTSEESWPNAAEEAVAQASRTIDDIRGVEVEDWTANVEDGDVTEYRATVEVAFPVHEDRQPSG; encoded by the coding sequence ATGACCGCAGTCAAGATCGTCAAAGTGCTCGGGACCTCCGAGGAGTCGTGGCCGAACGCGGCCGAGGAGGCCGTCGCGCAGGCCAGCCGGACCATCGACGACATCCGGGGCGTCGAGGTCGAGGACTGGACGGCGAACGTCGAGGACGGCGACGTGACCGAGTACCGCGCGACCGTCGAGGTGGCGTTCCCGGTCCACGAGGACAGGCAACCCTCCGGGTGA